In Acipenser ruthenus chromosome 1, fAciRut3.2 maternal haplotype, whole genome shotgun sequence, the genomic stretch CCTTTAGAGTGAATGTACCTTTGACCACGATGACGCTtagcatttttattaaaaacattctgTTGAACATGCAGGCACtcacaaatgtttatttataaacTCATATGTAttatgggtcaattgcagcgtaccagtgcTGCaattgatatcattttgtagtttcttttttttacatgatgttaaataaaatatctaaattgtattcatatagtttttttttttaaattatgtctcaatcctaaaattctaagtgatgcaaaacttttggccataggtgtgtaaacccttctttactaatctTATATGTGGAATTCActgtcagataaatatataaaggaaTCCCTGTACAAAAAGTAAGACACATTTTTTataccacctggaagttggttacttattcccggttccttatccGCAGTATAGTCGACCTTTTTcggtgtgttttaactcacttacacatcttgctcaattaatatattgctaccGTTTAAAAGATAACCGCTCCCTCTCAAGAAAAAacgaaaaaattaataaaaaatctgTATCAGTAGCATACCGGTACCCTatatattacccgcttgttttgccccatttacccccttagacgctttgctcactaaatatctaggtatccctagataggttatcaccccctctttgcaaaaacactaaagactttaatgagcaagccgtaccccacaaGCAGAAGCACCCCAAAATGTATCCCTTTATAACCAATACAGAGtgcatgggggcacgtctttggatgCCCCATGTACTCCCTTAGATGCCTTGCTCACGAAATATCTAGGAATATTCTGGTGTCTTATGATTGGTTATCATCTCCACTTTGCAGAAAAACCAAAGATTTTAGCGAGCAAGCCTTACCCCACGAGCAGCAGAACCCCAAAaaatgtagcccattataaccaatacagaacgcATGAGGACACTTCTTTGCATGCCCCATTTACACacttagacgccttgctcactaaatatcgaggtatccccaCATAGGTTATAgtctcctctttgcaaaaacactgaagattttagtgagcaagctgtggtaaatggggcaaaacaagcgggtaatatatgGGGTACCGGTATGCTGATGATTcagattttttattaatattttcgttTTTTCTTGAGAGGGAGCGGTTATCTTTTAAATgttagcaatatattaattgagcaagatgtgtaagtgagttaacacacacagagaaaaagGACACGATGCTTTGTCAACTATACCGCggataaggaaccgggaataagtaaccaacttccaggtggtcgCTATTACatcaaacatacagtatttaagtaACAATAAATGGCATgtctttttgtgcacatttcaaactggaagATCATACTGGCCGACACAGCACGAACGTGACGgacattcaaaaacaaacaaaaaaaaatgtacggaataaagttttcagatgtacttgTCATTTCAGTTGAAAAATGCAGCTGTCTGCAAATAAATCTAAGCAGTAAATGCTTAGAACGAGCAAGCGTACTAAATTAGTCTTATCCTTCACAATACTaaattaatccacttgaacaggatcagtTATCTGattttggtacactgcaatcgggattagaaggtgtactaatttagtccaatcaagtggacaaaacctgcttaatccactagttagaaaCATTAAGTCGGCTAAATTTGGTACGCGACAATACTCTATATGTTCATTATATGTAGATTACCCTAATAAACAAAAGTGATGCGTGTTTTATTCTCTTGTACATCATAGGTCAATTAATTACTGAACCTGTAAACCTACCCTTTATGACAAGACAAGCTACTGAACAGAGAAGTATTTAATTAGACAATGATACTTGTTGACACCTTACCGGTGTTAAACTAGCTGCTTTAAGTAGGCAGAGTTCAAAATAAGTACTTAAATTCACAAACCGCTTGTTTCAAATTGGTTAAACAAGATGGCGACTTATGACGATGAGTCGGACAGCTATCTGTATTCCTATAACCCTTACTCTTACAGATATTTAAATCCTAAACCCAAGGGTTTAAGTTGGCGACAAAAAAGCTACTTGTCAAGTTATGGAGACTCCGGTGAATATTTTGATAACTATCAAAGAGCGCACCTCAAATCCATTTTGTCACAGATTAATCCAAACCTGACACCGAGGCTAAGGAAAGCTAACACCAAAGACGTCGGGATCCAGGTGAACCCTAAAACCGACGCTTCTGTCCAGTGTTCCTTGGGTCCCAGAACCTTAGTGGCGAGTAAGAGAGAGGCGCTGAGATGGAGAAGGCCAACGACTCCGATAACGGGGAGCCCTGTGAACAACCTCGCCAAAACCGTGCGCTTTCCCAGGACGCTGGCCTTATACTCTCCTATTGCTGCTAGGAGGCCACCCTCCTTTCTTGAAGAGAAATACGACCGAGAAAAACCAGAAGGGGATCCACCAGAAACGACTGAAAAGGTCCAAGTGCAAGATGATGACACTAAGTCCACTCTGGAAGAAAAAGAAGCCTCTCCAGCATACGATAAAGACAGCATGAAGACCGACACTGGCAGTGGTGTCGGGGCAGCACAAGAAAATGATTCAAGTGGCGCCCAGAAAGAGGGACAAGATGGTAACAGAAGTAGGGCGAGGGTGAGATTTCAGGTAAACCTTTTTTTAACAATagactgagttttttttttttataattcgatgcatgaaaaaatgtaaacaattaaaatatgtatGCGCATTGTTTTGCTATTGCAGTTCTTGGAACAGAAATACGGCTACTACCACTGTAGAGAATGTAATCTACGCTGGGAGAGCGCATATGTTTGGTGTGTTCAGGGCACAAATAAAGTAGGTTAGGTTATAGTAAATTCAGTATTTTCTACTTCCATGCTTGTACAAGAACAGGTTTAATGTTTTGTCTTCCCCTCTATTGTCTTATCCTGAACAGGTATACTTTAAGCAGTTTTGCAGAACATGTCAAAAAGCTTTCAATCCTTATCGTGTGGAGGACATTACCTGCCAAGTAAGTCTGGCTGTGTGCAAATACGCAGTTGTTAGTGTGAAACATTTTTATTGTCGGTAGAATAACACGAAGATCAAATCAATCCAGCACACTTTGTCCGCCTCTGCTAAAAGGCCCAGGATTCAATAGTGGGGGTTGTCTTTCAGATCAATATTGCACCATGGGGATTTTGAAAGTGATTTTACACTAAACCCTACTTGTACCATTTTAGTTGGTTCAACATTCTGGATAAAACATGGATTGAAAAATGGCTTTTTACAATTGTACCTTTTTTATTGTCTCCAACTTTCATGTACAGGTCTGCAAACGGGCCAGATGCATATGTACTGTGACTATGCGCCATGTTGACCCCAAGAGACCCCATCGCCAGGATCTATGTGGGAGATGCAAGGGGAAACGGCTGTCTTGCGACAGCACTTTCagctttaaatatattatttaagttTAATGTTTTGCAAAAGATCCTGCTGGATTACTGAAATCCTATTTTGAAAGATTTAAAGAAGTGAGGCTGGGATAAATGTGCTTAATTTTGTTTGCTTTGAAAGCAGGATCAACTACTGAATGTAAAATGACAGTAATGTGCACagttgtttgtaaactttattttttttttctcgacttAATTACTCATTGAAAAGTGTGGGGCAGACATGGTGTAACAAATCTACACTTTAGCTTTACAAAGCTAATGTTGTAGAGTTATAACTTATTACATTGAACAGTGTCTACCAATCTGGTGTACTTGGTTTTTCTAGTAAAAACTTTTGTAATCAAACAAATAGTATTGATTACAAAATGTATGTGAGTACAATGGTTAGggtaaataaatatacagcaaGGTGGCTTTTTTTCCTGACACATCAGAAGTTATGTACCATCACCCAAGTACTATACCTCTCACCTTGGTTTTGATTGTTGGTCTATCATTCTGAAAGAAATACGCTAGTTCTCAAGAATCTTCTCTAGGACCAAGTAAGAAAATCCACAAAACACTATTGTACCAAAATCAGCTGTTTCGTCTatccaaaacaaaatcacaactGCATAGACTTAGTGGGGCCATAGCATTTTACAATTCCCAGTGTACCGTCTGTAGACCATTAAAGTCTAACACTGTATACATCTCCAAATTAACGGTCAAAATATTAGCTTGGATAATcatatcattttaaaactgtatgttCTACTGCGAAAGCACCAGACAGTGGGTCAGAAGAGCACTGCAAGCAACTGGAGTGTTTGTGAAATTGACATTTGAATAATATAggtttccaaccctggtcctggagagcctctatccagcaggttttataggtgtctttacatcagcACTGGCTAAAGATCTGaaacctgttaatcttgactaattaagccaataattggtgcaattaagtaactgagaactcagttgaaacgaaaaccagcagacccagtagATGTAAATTTGGCTTGATTGTAGAAGTTTGAGGAGTTTTCCTTATTCTTGCATGCTGTTGCTACAGCCCTGTACTTACCTTggcaatttggaatgcccaattattatttgtatcccgggTGACTGCTGCAACCCCCAGGCATCCTCTGAAAGGTGCTCCTGCCAATGaatcattttttgcactgcgaaTCCACAGacaggccaccagacctatagtgctggaggacaacacagatctgatggctccactgcagaaccacacgCACCCTATTGGCCACAGCgatcactggtgcacggtgaaccgtaGATTCCTCTgttgacctaagccctccctaccctaGGAACCCCCCAGTCATGGTCAGTAGTGACATAGCCAGTTTTTTTAATAGGATAGttcttaatagttttttttttttaaagaggcctTATTTATGACaatctaatttaacaaaataaataagattgtggtaataatgattaacacacaactttattttgttctattttttttaaac encodes the following:
- the LOC117420602 gene encoding zygote arrest protein 1.S-like; this translates as MATYDDESDSYLYSYNPYSYRYLNPKPKGLSWRQKSYLSSYGDSGEYFDNYQRAHLKSILSQINPNLTPRLRKANTKDVGIQVNPKTDASVQCSLGPRTLVASKREALRWRRPTTPITGSPVNNLAKTVRFPRTLALYSPIAARRPPSFLEEKYDREKPEGDPPETTEKVQVQDDDTKSTLEEKEASPAYDKDSMKTDTGSGVGAAQENDSSGAQKEGQDGNRSRARVRFQFLEQKYGYYHCRECNLRWESAYVWCVQGTNKVYFKQFCRTCQKAFNPYRVEDITCQVCKRARCICTVTMRHVDPKRPHRQDLCGRCKGKRLSCDSTFSFKYII